A single region of the Streptomyces vilmorinianum genome encodes:
- a CDS encoding DsrE family protein → MAKKLVIKVTAGADAPERCSQAFTVAAVAVASGVEVSLWLTGESSWFALPGRAAEFELPHAAPLPDLIDSILAAGRITLCTQCAARREITEKDVLEGVRIAGAQVFVQEAMTDGTQALVY, encoded by the coding sequence ATGGCGAAGAAGCTCGTGATCAAGGTGACCGCCGGGGCCGACGCCCCCGAACGCTGCTCCCAGGCCTTCACCGTGGCCGCGGTCGCCGTGGCCAGCGGTGTCGAGGTCTCGCTCTGGCTGACCGGAGAGTCGTCCTGGTTCGCGCTCCCGGGCCGCGCGGCCGAGTTCGAGCTCCCGCACGCCGCGCCCCTGCCGGACCTGATCGACTCGATCCTGGCCGCCGGCCGCATCACGCTCTGCACGCAGTGCGCGGCCCGCCGCGAGATCACGGAGAAGGACGTCCTGGAGGGCGTCCGCATCGCCGGCGCCCAGGTCTTCGTCCAGGAGGCCATGACGGACGGCACCCAGGCCCTCGTCTACTGA
- a CDS encoding DUF3099 domain-containing protein yields MYARRRRVYFWMMGICLVLFVGAWAVVRLFSMPVAIGMCVVAMLMPPVAAMIANRRGPEDRWWDDPSGDPQSDEWWDELDGKKRRER; encoded by the coding sequence ATGTACGCGCGACGGCGTCGTGTCTACTTCTGGATGATGGGCATCTGCCTGGTGCTTTTCGTGGGTGCCTGGGCTGTCGTGCGGCTCTTCTCGATGCCGGTCGCCATCGGGATGTGCGTGGTCGCCATGCTCATGCCGCCGGTCGCCGCGATGATCGCGAACCGGCGGGGACCCGAGGACCGGTGGTGGGACGACCCTTCGGGGGACCCGCAGTCGGACGAGTGGTGGGACGAGCTCGACGGCAAGAAGCGCCGGGAGCGTTGA
- a CDS encoding DUF1416 domain-containing protein, translating into MCGAQPGGPDASTIKPGETTIQGFVTKDGQPVTGYVRLLDSTGEFTAEVPTSATGQFRFYAAEGTWTVRALVPGGTADRQVVAQKGGLAEVAIAV; encoded by the coding sequence ATGTGTGGAGCGCAGCCCGGCGGCCCCGACGCCTCGACGATCAAGCCCGGTGAGACCACCATCCAGGGCTTCGTGACCAAGGACGGCCAGCCCGTCACCGGTTACGTCCGCCTCCTGGACTCGACCGGCGAGTTCACGGCCGAGGTCCCGACCTCCGCCACCGGCCAGTTCCGCTTCTACGCGGCCGAGGGCACCTGGACCGTCCGCGCCCTGGTCCCCGGCGGCACCGCCGACCGCCAGGTCGTGGCGCAGAAGGGTGGCCTCGCAGAGGTCGCCATCGCCGTCTGA
- a CDS encoding sulfurtransferase, with protein sequence MSRSDVLVDADWVEANLDNPQVAIVEVDEDTSAYEKNHIRNAIRIDWTKDLQDPVRRDFIDQEGFEKLLSAKGIANDTTVVLYGGNNNWFASYAYWYFKLYGHQDVKLLDGGRKKWELDSRDLVDGSQVPARPATEYKAQAQDTSIRAFRDDVVAAIGAQNLVDVRSPDEFSGKLLAPAHLPQEQSQRPGHVPSARNIPWSKNANDDGTFKSDDELKALYEDERVDLAKDTIAYCRIGERSALTWFVLHELLGVENVKNYDGSWTEYGSLVGVPIELGANK encoded by the coding sequence ATGAGCCGCAGCGACGTCCTGGTAGACGCCGACTGGGTCGAGGCGAACCTCGACAACCCGCAGGTCGCCATCGTCGAGGTCGACGAGGACACCTCGGCGTACGAGAAGAACCACATCCGCAACGCGATCCGGATCGACTGGACCAAGGACCTGCAGGACCCGGTCCGCCGCGACTTCATCGACCAGGAGGGCTTCGAGAAGCTCCTCTCGGCCAAGGGCATCGCGAACGACACCACGGTCGTTCTCTACGGCGGCAACAACAACTGGTTCGCCTCCTACGCCTACTGGTACTTCAAGCTCTACGGCCACCAGGACGTCAAGCTCCTCGACGGCGGCCGCAAGAAGTGGGAGCTCGACTCCCGCGACCTCGTCGACGGTTCCCAGGTACCCGCCCGCCCGGCCACCGAGTACAAGGCTCAGGCCCAGGACACCTCGATCCGCGCCTTCCGCGACGACGTCGTGGCCGCGATCGGCGCCCAGAACCTGGTCGACGTCCGCTCGCCCGACGAGTTCTCCGGCAAGCTGCTCGCCCCGGCCCACCTCCCGCAGGAGCAGTCGCAGCGCCCCGGCCACGTGCCGAGCGCCCGCAACATCCCGTGGTCGAAGAACGCCAACGACGACGGCACGTTCAAGTCGGACGACGAGCTCAAGGCCCTCTACGAGGACGAGCGGGTCGACCTGGCGAAGGACACCATCGCCTACTGCCGCATCGGCGAGCGCTCCGCGCTGACCTGGTTCGTCCTGCACGAGCTGCTCGGCGTCGAGAACGTCAAGAACTACGACGGCTCGTGGACCGAGTACGGCTCCCTCGTCGGCGTGCCGATCGAGCTCGGCGCCAACAAGTAA
- a CDS encoding LmeA family phospholipid-binding protein, translated as MRALRILLIVAVVLGGIFVGIDRLAVSYAESEAADRVRLGPARAGSTDIDIKGFPFLTQVMDKRFDEVDVTLTGVEATAGGKKIRISEMTAALHDVTLNGDYTSARAGTATGTALISYEDLMAAADRDVKISYGGNGKVKVTGGFEILGRTLTRSVLSSVTLVDGDTIRVRADKVPGEGIPGLESLVRQRTDFDRGIGGLPEGMKLTKVEAREDGVAIAVTGTDVVLAG; from the coding sequence ATGCGAGCACTGCGCATACTGCTGATCGTGGCCGTCGTGCTCGGCGGGATCTTCGTCGGGATCGACCGCCTCGCGGTCTCCTACGCCGAATCGGAGGCCGCCGACCGCGTCAGGCTCGGCCCCGCCCGGGCCGGCTCGACGGACATCGACATCAAGGGCTTCCCCTTCCTGACGCAGGTCATGGACAAGCGTTTCGACGAGGTCGACGTGACCCTGACCGGCGTCGAGGCCACGGCGGGCGGCAAGAAGATCCGTATCAGCGAGATGACCGCCGCGCTCCACGACGTCACCCTGAACGGCGACTACACGAGCGCCCGCGCCGGCACCGCGACCGGCACCGCGCTGATCTCGTACGAGGACCTGATGGCCGCCGCCGACCGCGACGTGAAGATCTCCTACGGCGGCAACGGCAAGGTGAAGGTCACCGGCGGGTTCGAGATCCTGGGCCGCACGCTCACCCGCAGCGTCCTGTCCTCGGTGACCCTCGTCGACGGGGACACGATCCGCGTCCGCGCCGACAAGGTGCCGGGCGAGGGCATCCCCGGCCTGGAGTCCCTGGTCCGGCAGCGGACCGACTTCGACCGCGGGATCGGCGGACTGCCCGAGGGCATGAAGCTGACGAAGGTCGAGGCCCGCGAGGACGGCGTGGCCATCGCCGTGACCGGCACGGACGTCGTCCTGGCCGGCTGA
- a CDS encoding MoaD/ThiS family protein, whose translation MAAGTIRYWAAAKAAAGVAEEPYTAENLAEALEAARAKHPGELVRVLQRCSFLIDGNPVGTRAHETVRLAEGGTVEVLPPFAGG comes from the coding sequence ATGGCAGCGGGAACCATCCGCTACTGGGCCGCGGCCAAGGCCGCCGCCGGTGTCGCCGAGGAGCCGTACACCGCCGAGAACCTGGCGGAGGCGCTGGAGGCCGCCCGCGCGAAGCACCCGGGTGAGCTCGTCCGCGTACTCCAGCGGTGTTCGTTCCTCATCGACGGCAACCCCGTCGGGACCCGCGCGCATGAGACCGTACGCCTTGCCGAGGGCGGCACGGTCGAGGTGCTCCCGCCGTTCGCAGGAGGGTGA
- a CDS encoding alpha/beta hydrolase: MSSEAEGRFHIVDVSSISPYAPGGVEGPPPGPQRATLLTDDGVRIDAVYESCTRSVPGTAAPAVVLAHGFTGSADRPAVRRAARVLAEHAAVVTFSFRGHGRSGGRSTVGDREVLDLAAAVRWARQLGHARVATVGFSMGGSVVLRHAALERESGGHTDAVAAVSAPARWYYRGTPAMRRVHWVITRPTGRLVGRYGLRTRIHNRDWDPVPLSPVEAVPLIAPTPLLIVHGDRDPYFPLDHPRMLAEAGASELWLERGMGHAENAADEELLARLGDWLTRT, from the coding sequence ATGAGTTCCGAGGCAGAGGGCCGATTTCACATCGTGGATGTTTCCTCGATCTCCCCCTACGCCCCAGGGGGCGTGGAGGGACCCCCACCTGGTCCCCAGCGTGCCACTTTGCTCACCGATGACGGGGTCCGTATCGACGCTGTTTACGAATCGTGTACGCGGAGTGTCCCCGGTACGGCCGCCCCGGCCGTCGTCCTCGCCCACGGCTTCACCGGCTCGGCCGACCGGCCCGCCGTCCGCCGCGCCGCCCGGGTCCTGGCCGAGCACGCGGCCGTCGTCACGTTCTCCTTCCGGGGCCACGGCAGGTCCGGGGGCCGCTCCACCGTCGGCGACCGGGAGGTCCTCGACCTCGCGGCCGCGGTGCGCTGGGCCCGGCAGCTGGGGCACGCGCGCGTGGCGACGGTCGGCTTCTCCATGGGCGGGTCCGTGGTGCTGCGCCACGCGGCCCTGGAGCGGGAATCGGGCGGTCACACCGACGCGGTCGCGGCCGTCAGCGCGCCCGCCCGCTGGTACTACCGGGGTACGCCCGCGATGCGACGGGTCCACTGGGTGATCACCCGCCCGACGGGCCGCCTGGTCGGCCGCTACGGGCTCCGTACGCGGATCCACAACCGGGACTGGGATCCCGTACCGCTGTCGCCCGTGGAGGCGGTGCCGCTCATCGCGCCGACCCCGCTGCTGATCGTGCACGGCGACCGCGACCCGTACTTCCCCCTCGACCACCCGCGCATGCTGGCGGAGGCCGGCGCGTCCGAGCTGTGGCTGGAGCGCGGGATGGGCCACGCCGAGAACGCGGCGGACGAGGAGCTCCTCGCCCGACTGGGGGACTGGCTCACCCGCACCTAG
- a CDS encoding response regulator transcription factor produces the protein MSSLLLLTNALQPSTEVLPALGLLLHNVRVAPAEGPALVDTPGADVILIDGRRDLPQVRSLCQLLRSTGPGCPLILVVTEGGLAAVTADWGIDDVLLDTAGPAEVEARLRLAMGRQQIVSDDSPMEIRNGDLSVDEATYSAKLKGRVLDLTFKEFELLKYLAQHPGRVFTRAQLLQEVWGYDYFGGTRTVDVHVRRLRAKLGPEHESLIGTVRNVGYRFVTPEKVERAAEEARAKEEARVKEEARVKDAARDVTPTEDVNVAEATVRPAGR, from the coding sequence ATGAGCTCACTGCTGCTCCTGACCAACGCCCTCCAGCCGTCGACCGAAGTGCTCCCCGCACTCGGCCTGCTGCTGCACAACGTGCGGGTGGCCCCCGCCGAGGGCCCCGCGCTGGTGGACACCCCCGGCGCGGACGTGATCCTGATCGACGGCCGCCGTGACCTGCCCCAGGTGCGCAGCCTCTGTCAGCTGCTGCGCTCCACCGGGCCGGGCTGTCCGCTGATCCTCGTCGTCACGGAGGGCGGCCTGGCGGCCGTCACCGCCGACTGGGGCATCGACGACGTCCTCCTCGACACCGCGGGGCCGGCCGAGGTCGAGGCGCGGCTGCGGCTCGCGATGGGCCGCCAGCAGATCGTCTCCGACGACTCCCCGATGGAGATCCGCAACGGCGATCTGTCGGTGGACGAGGCGACGTACAGCGCCAAGCTCAAGGGCCGGGTCCTGGACCTGACCTTCAAGGAGTTCGAGCTCCTGAAGTACCTCGCCCAGCACCCGGGCCGGGTCTTCACGCGCGCCCAGCTCCTGCAGGAGGTCTGGGGGTACGACTACTTCGGTGGCACCCGAACGGTCGATGTCCACGTACGGCGTCTGCGGGCCAAGCTCGGCCCCGAGCACGAGTCGCTGATCGGCACCGTCCGCAACGTCGGCTACCGCTTCGTCACCCCGGAGAAGGTGGAGCGGGCGGCCGAGGAGGCGCGGGCCAAGGAAGAGGCTCGGGTCAAGGAAGAGGCCCGGGTCAAGGACGCCGCGCGGGATGTCACCCCGACGGAGGACGTGAACGTGGCGGAAGCCACAGTGCGACCTGCCGGTAGGTAG
- a CDS encoding LacI family DNA-binding transcriptional regulator: protein MAKVTRDDVARLAGTSTAVVSYVINNGPRPVAPATRERVLAAIKELSYRPDRVAQAMASRRTDLIGMIVPDARQPFFAEMAHAVEQAAAERGKMVLVGNSDYRDEREVHYLRAFLGMRVSGLILVSQGMSERAASEIEAWDARVVLLHERPEALDDVAVVTDDIGGAQLATRHLLEHGHPYVACMGGIPNTPAVGDPVADHEEGWRRAMLEAGIPIEGRLFQAPYNRYDAYQVALKLLSGPDRPPAIFCSTDDQAFGVLRAARELRIDVPGELAVAGFDDVKEAALTDPPLTTVSSDRPAMARAAVDLVLDDGLRVAGSKRERVKQFPSALVVRRSCGCHD from the coding sequence GTGGCCAAGGTGACGCGGGATGACGTAGCGCGACTGGCGGGGACTTCGACCGCGGTCGTGAGTTACGTCATCAACAACGGACCCCGGCCGGTCGCCCCGGCCACGCGCGAGCGTGTACTCGCCGCGATCAAGGAGCTGAGCTACCGGCCCGACCGGGTGGCCCAGGCCATGGCGTCGCGGCGCACGGACCTCATAGGCATGATCGTCCCGGACGCGCGGCAGCCGTTCTTCGCGGAGATGGCGCACGCGGTCGAGCAGGCCGCCGCCGAGCGCGGGAAGATGGTCCTCGTCGGCAATTCGGACTACCGGGACGAGCGCGAGGTCCACTACCTGCGCGCCTTCCTCGGGATGCGGGTCTCCGGGCTGATCCTGGTCAGCCAGGGCATGAGCGAGCGGGCCGCGAGCGAGATCGAGGCCTGGGACGCGCGCGTGGTGCTGCTGCACGAGCGGCCCGAGGCGCTGGACGACGTCGCCGTCGTCACGGACGACATCGGCGGCGCGCAGCTCGCCACCCGGCACCTGCTGGAGCACGGCCATCCGTACGTGGCGTGCATGGGCGGCATCCCGAACACCCCCGCCGTCGGCGACCCGGTCGCCGACCACGAGGAGGGCTGGCGGCGGGCCATGCTGGAGGCCGGCATCCCGATCGAGGGCCGGCTGTTCCAGGCTCCGTACAACCGCTACGACGCCTACCAGGTGGCGCTGAAGCTGCTCTCCGGGCCGGACCGGCCGCCGGCGATCTTCTGCTCCACCGACGACCAGGCGTTCGGCGTGCTGCGTGCGGCGCGCGAGCTGCGCATCGACGTGCCGGGCGAGCTGGCGGTGGCGGGCTTCGACGACGTGAAGGAAGCGGCGCTCACGGACCCGCCGCTCACGACGGTCTCCTCGGACCGTCCGGCGATGGCCCGGGCGGCGGTGGACCTCGTCCTCGACGACGGGCTGCGGGTGGCGGGCTCGAAGCGTGAGCGCGTGAAGCAGTTCCCGTCGGCGCTGGTCGTCCGCCGCTCCTGCGGCTGCCACGACTGA
- a CDS encoding S1C family serine protease has protein sequence MTDFQQQPQQQPYYPPRPPYDPTQPVTTEPGTTIWPAGGHVPPAVTPPAVTPPAPAPRHRAKRGVGLLAAVAIAAAAVGGGTATLVQQLTADSTRSATGVNGTTVSASSKGTVAGVAEAVSPSIVEISAATASGKSTGSGVIITGDGEIVTNNHVISGASSIKVQLSSGRTYDAKVVGTDPDKDLALIKLEGASGLKAATLGNSDDVKVGDEVVAIGSPEGLTGTVTSGIVSALDRDVTVAKDDGQDQRQQQQYDPRQGWPFEFGGQQFNGDTGSSKTTYKAIQTDASLNPGNSGGALINMNGEIIGINSAMYSPSSSNGSSAGSVGLGFAIPIDTVKADLDDLRSGGDN, from the coding sequence ATGACGGACTTCCAGCAGCAGCCGCAGCAGCAGCCGTACTATCCGCCTCGGCCGCCGTACGACCCGACGCAGCCGGTCACCACGGAGCCGGGCACGACGATCTGGCCGGCCGGCGGTCACGTACCGCCGGCGGTCACACCCCCGGCGGTCACACCCCCGGCCCCCGCGCCGCGCCATCGCGCCAAGCGGGGCGTCGGTCTCCTCGCCGCCGTGGCGATCGCGGCGGCGGCGGTCGGCGGGGGCACGGCCACCCTGGTGCAGCAGCTCACCGCGGACAGTACCCGGAGCGCGACCGGCGTCAACGGGACGACCGTCTCCGCGAGCAGCAAGGGCACGGTCGCCGGCGTGGCCGAGGCCGTCTCCCCGTCCATCGTGGAGATCTCCGCGGCGACGGCCTCCGGCAAGTCCACCGGCTCCGGCGTGATCATCACGGGCGACGGCGAGATCGTCACCAACAACCACGTGATCTCCGGCGCCTCCTCGATCAAGGTGCAGCTGTCCAGCGGCAGGACGTACGACGCGAAGGTCGTCGGCACCGACCCCGACAAGGACCTGGCGCTGATCAAGCTGGAGGGCGCGTCCGGTCTGAAGGCGGCCACGCTCGGGAACTCCGACGACGTCAAGGTCGGCGACGAGGTCGTCGCGATCGGCTCCCCCGAGGGCCTGACCGGCACGGTCACCAGCGGCATCGTCTCGGCGCTCGACCGCGATGTGACCGTGGCCAAGGACGACGGCCAGGACCAGCGGCAGCAGCAGCAGTACGACCCGCGGCAGGGCTGGCCCTTCGAGTTCGGCGGGCAGCAGTTCAACGGGGACACCGGCTCGTCGAAGACGACGTACAAGGCGATCCAGACGGACGCCTCGCTCAACCCCGGGAATTCCGGCGGTGCGCTGATCAATATGAACGGCGAGATCATCGGGATCAATTCGGCCATGTATTCGCCGAGTTCTTCGAACGGTTCTTCGGCGGGCAGCGTCGGGCTCGGATTCGCCATCCCGATCGACACCGTCAAGGCCGACCTGGACGACCTCCGCTCCGGCGGCGACAACTGA
- a CDS encoding response regulator transcription factor, whose translation MTGPVNEGDRILIVDDEPAVREALRRSLAFEGYGTEEAVDGIDALARMESYRPDLVVLDVQMPRMDGLTAARRIRASGSTVPILMLTARDTVGDRVTGLDAGADDYLVKPFELDELFARIRALLRRSSYASASSASSAEPEGDVLTFGDLRMDLATREVTRAGRPVELTRTEFTLLEMFLAHPRQVLTREQILKAVWGFDFEPSSNSLDVYVMYLRRKTEAGGEPRLVHTVRGVGYVLRGGGPE comes from the coding sequence ATGACTGGCCCGGTGAATGAAGGCGACCGCATCCTCATCGTCGACGACGAGCCCGCCGTACGGGAGGCGCTGCGGCGCAGTCTCGCCTTCGAGGGGTACGGGACCGAGGAGGCCGTCGACGGCATCGACGCGCTGGCCCGGATGGAGTCGTACCGCCCCGATCTCGTCGTCCTCGACGTGCAGATGCCCCGCATGGACGGGCTGACGGCCGCCCGCCGCATCCGGGCGTCCGGCTCGACCGTGCCGATCCTGATGCTGACGGCGCGGGACACGGTCGGCGACCGGGTGACGGGGCTCGACGCGGGCGCCGACGACTACCTGGTGAAGCCCTTCGAGCTGGACGAGCTCTTCGCCCGGATCCGGGCCCTGCTGCGCCGCAGCTCGTACGCGTCGGCCTCGTCGGCCTCGTCGGCCGAGCCCGAGGGCGACGTGCTGACCTTCGGGGACCTGCGGATGGACCTGGCGACCCGGGAGGTGACGCGTGCGGGGCGGCCGGTGGAGCTGACGCGCACCGAGTTCACGCTCCTGGAGATGTTCCTGGCGCACCCGCGGCAGGTGCTGACCCGCGAGCAGATCCTGAAGGCGGTGTGGGGCTTCGACTTCGAGCCGAGCTCGAACTCCCTGGACGTGTACGTGATGTATCTGCGGCGCAAGACGGAGGCGGGCGGCGAGCCGCGCCTGGTGCACACGGTGCGGGGCGTGGGGTACGTGCTGCGCGGCGGAGGTCCGGAGTGA
- a CDS encoding HAMP domain-containing sensor histidine kinase, with product MSGPLTWFRSRPLRSRLALLTATAVALAVAGVSLACWFVTRAQLEAELDSSLRSSKLDERSVSQLALTCAQSGESPVPSGGSYTVQIVLSSGKVCTYGTSPIPAQPDDLAVARGQIPYALHTTKAENGGEMRVYTYAQPSLALQQLVGVSVARPLAEIDNSMTTLAWVLLLVSGVGVVGAGAAGLWVARTGLEPVNRLTGAVEHVAATEDLTVRIPVEGEDEIARLSRSFNAMTAALAVSRDRQAQLIADAGHELRTPLTSLRTNVELLARSEQTGRALPPEDRRALMASVKAQMTELAALIGDLQELARPDAVQPGPLEVVPLHTILRSALDRARLRGPELTFRTDLAPWYVRAEPAGLERALVNVLDNAVKFSPPRGTIEVTLMRGELTVRDHGPGIAPEELPHVFDRFWRSPSARGLPGSGLGLSIVARTVQQAGGTVTLTTPEDGGTAAVLRLPGAPTPPPEA from the coding sequence GTGAGCGGTCCCCTGACCTGGTTCCGCTCCCGCCCGCTGCGCTCCCGGCTCGCGCTGCTGACGGCGACGGCGGTGGCGCTCGCGGTGGCCGGGGTGTCGCTGGCGTGCTGGTTCGTGACGCGGGCGCAGCTGGAGGCGGAGCTGGACTCGTCGCTGCGCAGCAGCAAGCTGGACGAGCGCTCGGTGAGCCAGCTGGCGCTGACCTGCGCGCAGAGCGGCGAGTCCCCCGTCCCCTCGGGTGGCTCGTACACCGTGCAGATCGTGCTGAGCAGCGGCAAGGTCTGTACGTACGGCACCTCGCCGATCCCCGCCCAGCCGGACGATCTCGCGGTGGCGCGGGGGCAGATTCCGTACGCCCTGCACACGACGAAGGCCGAGAACGGCGGCGAGATGCGCGTCTACACCTACGCGCAGCCCTCGCTGGCGCTCCAGCAGCTCGTCGGCGTCTCGGTCGCCCGCCCGCTGGCGGAGATCGACAACTCCATGACCACGCTCGCCTGGGTGCTGCTGCTGGTCTCCGGGGTCGGGGTCGTGGGTGCGGGCGCGGCGGGCCTGTGGGTGGCGCGGACCGGGCTCGAGCCGGTGAACCGGCTGACGGGCGCGGTCGAGCATGTGGCGGCGACGGAGGATCTGACGGTGCGCATCCCGGTCGAGGGCGAGGACGAGATCGCCCGGCTCTCGCGCTCCTTCAACGCGATGACGGCCGCGCTGGCCGTCTCCCGGGACCGCCAGGCGCAGCTGATCGCGGACGCGGGTCACGAGCTGCGCACTCCGCTGACCTCGCTGCGCACGAACGTCGAGCTGCTCGCCCGCAGCGAGCAGACGGGGCGCGCGCTGCCGCCGGAGGACCGGCGGGCGCTGATGGCGTCGGTGAAGGCGCAGATGACGGAGCTGGCCGCGCTCATCGGCGACCTCCAGGAACTGGCCCGCCCGGACGCGGTCCAGCCGGGCCCGCTGGAGGTCGTACCGCTGCACACGATCCTGCGCTCGGCCCTCGACCGGGCGCGGCTGCGGGGCCCCGAACTGACCTTCCGTACGGACCTGGCGCCCTGGTACGTACGGGCGGAACCGGCGGGTCTTGAGCGCGCGCTGGTGAACGTCCTGGACAACGCGGTGAAGTTCTCGCCGCCCCGGGGCACGATCGAGGTGACCCTGATGCGCGGCGAACTGACGGTCCGCGACCACGGCCCGGGCATCGCCCCCGAGGAACTCCCCCACGTCTTCGACCGCTTCTGGCGCTCCCCCTCGGCCCGAGGCCTCCCGGGCTCGGGCCTGGGCCTGTCGATCGTGGCACGTACGGTCCAGCAGGCCGGCGGCACGGTGACCCTGACGACACCGGAGGACGGCGGCACGGCAGCGGTCCTACGCCTCCCGGGCGCACCGACGCCTCCGCCGGAGGCCTGA
- a CDS encoding PIN domain-containing protein: protein MQRVVLDTCVLFPNCLRDTLLRLTEAEIYEPLWSADILEELRRNIADKRDEETAKRLVETLDRHFPASSVTGYEGLVPVMSNDPKDRHVLAAAVRGEAQAVVTLNLRDFPEDSTAPYDIEVLHPDEFLLDILDLEPVVVLSVLRHQVARYRREPRDLHGLLDRLAAGGAPQFAAEVRRRI, encoded by the coding sequence GTGCAGCGCGTCGTTCTGGACACCTGTGTCCTCTTTCCGAACTGCCTGAGGGACACCCTGCTGAGGCTGACCGAGGCGGAGATCTACGAGCCGCTCTGGTCGGCCGACATCCTGGAGGAACTCCGGCGGAACATCGCCGACAAGCGTGACGAGGAGACGGCGAAGCGCCTGGTCGAGACCCTCGACCGACACTTCCCCGCCAGTTCCGTGACCGGGTATGAAGGGCTCGTCCCGGTCATGAGCAACGATCCCAAGGACCGGCACGTCCTCGCGGCCGCGGTGCGGGGCGAGGCGCAGGCCGTCGTGACGCTGAACCTCCGCGATTTCCCCGAGGACTCCACCGCCCCGTACGACATCGAGGTGCTGCACCCCGACGAGTTCCTGCTCGACATCCTCGACCTCGAGCCGGTGGTCGTCCTGTCCGTGCTCCGGCATCAGGTCGCGCGCTACCGCCGTGAGCCCCGCGATCTCCACGGGCTCCTCGACCGGCTGGCGGCCGGCGGTGCGCCCCAGTTCGCGGCCGAGGTGCGCCGCCGCATCTGA
- a CDS encoding helix-turn-helix domain-containing protein — translation MNSTAEDRTLLPEHRAEIAELRAFLDRTPTASEPALLRGPDGTTKALPAEVYEALVVVVHALSEGKAVTVAPKQTTLTTQEAAEMLGVSRPTLVKLLDQGDIPFTRPGRHRRVLLTDILAYRELRRSTRRSGLDELVELTEEADLYGD, via the coding sequence ATGAACAGCACAGCGGAAGACAGGACTCTCCTCCCGGAGCACAGGGCCGAGATCGCGGAGCTTCGCGCCTTTCTCGACCGGACGCCGACGGCGTCCGAGCCTGCTCTCTTGCGGGGCCCGGACGGTACGACCAAGGCGCTGCCCGCAGAGGTGTACGAGGCCCTCGTCGTCGTCGTACACGCGCTGTCCGAGGGCAAGGCCGTCACCGTCGCCCCCAAGCAGACCACGCTCACCACCCAGGAAGCCGCGGAGATGCTGGGCGTCAGCCGCCCGACCCTGGTCAAGCTCCTCGACCAGGGGGACATCCCCTTCACCCGGCCGGGCAGGCACCGTCGGGTGCTGCTGACCGACATCCTCGCCTACCGCGAGCTACGCCGCTCCACGCGGCGCAGCGGCCTGGACGAACTGGTCGAACTGACAGAGGAAGCCGACCTGTACGGCGACTGA
- a CDS encoding phosphatidylinositol-specific phospholipase C encodes MDRRRFLVGAAAAGATLLVGAPDASAVDARAWMGAHGDGTDLRRLTIPGTHDSGARFGGAWSECQNTTIAQQLDSGIRFLDVRCRVTGGSFAIHHGASYQNMMFGDVLIACRDFLAAHPSETVLMRVKQEYSQESDATFRAVFDDYLDRRGWRSLFRIGDTLPLLGEARGRVVLLADNGGLPGLRWGSSAFAIQDDWNALPDAKYPKIQTHFRTAVTQPGRLYVNFVSTSAYLPPRWNSDRLNPWVHGFLDSAELAGRVGLGIVPMDFPNTRSGLVESLIRHN; translated from the coding sequence ATGGACCGACGACGATTCCTCGTAGGGGCCGCGGCCGCCGGAGCGACTCTGCTCGTGGGAGCCCCCGACGCCTCCGCCGTGGACGCGCGCGCGTGGATGGGGGCGCACGGGGACGGGACCGACCTGCGGCGGCTCACCATCCCCGGGACGCACGACTCAGGGGCCCGGTTCGGCGGGGCCTGGAGCGAGTGCCAGAACACCACCATCGCCCAGCAGCTGGACAGCGGCATCCGCTTCCTGGACGTGCGGTGCCGGGTGACCGGCGGGTCGTTCGCGATCCACCACGGGGCCTCGTACCAGAACATGATGTTCGGGGACGTCCTCATCGCCTGCCGGGACTTCCTCGCCGCGCACCCCTCCGAGACCGTCCTCATGCGGGTCAAGCAGGAGTACTCGCAGGAGTCCGACGCCACCTTCCGCGCCGTCTTCGACGACTACCTCGACCGGCGCGGCTGGCGCTCCCTCTTCCGGATCGGGGACACGCTCCCCCTCCTCGGCGAGGCCCGCGGACGGGTCGTGCTGCTCGCCGACAACGGCGGGCTGCCCGGGCTGAGGTGGGGCAGCTCGGCCTTCGCCATCCAGGACGACTGGAACGCGCTGCCCGACGCCAAGTACCCGAAGATCCAGACCCACTTCCGCACGGCCGTCACCCAGCCCGGCCGGCTGTACGTGAACTTCGTCAGCACCTCCGCGTACCTGCCGCCCCGCTGGAACTCCGACCGGCTGAACCCGTGGGTCCACGGCTTCCTCGACAGCGCCGAGCTGGCCGGACGCGTCGGCCTCGGGATCGTCCCGATGGACTTCCCCAATACTCGCTCAGGCCTGGTCGAGTCCCTCATCCGGCACAACTGA